Below is a genomic region from Desulfovibrio intestinalis.
CTTCACGGCAGTGGCCATAGGATTGTTCCAGGCCGGATTGCCGATGTTTTTCAGGCCGAAATCCAGCTCAGTAATGTAGTTCTGCACTTGGCTTACAGGAGTGCCCCCCAGGCTGGTCTGTACGGTCTCGCTCACACTGTTGGCCAAAGGCTGGCCGCTAAAGTTGGCCGAGAACACGGGCAGACCATTGCTGGACGTTTTGGTGGGCTGCCAGGAAGATTTTTCCGCCGGGTCAACGGCGACCTGATTGTTGGCGGCTGGGGTTTCCGTAGCACCATAGCTATAAGCGGTCTGGTTGACGAGGCGTCCGCTGGCGTCAAAGATCATGACGCCACTCATAAGTACACCAGCCTGCTTGTTGGTGCCTAAGGTCGGGTCATCATAAAATTGCGTGGGTTCCTTGGTCCAGGTATTGGTGGCAGCATTGTAGCCTTCGCCACCGTAGCTGCGCTTGTCTTCAGACGGGGGAATGGTCACCAGGTATTCATACATGGTGTACCCGGCAGGCAGACCCTTGATGTCATAAATAGTGTTGCCGTTGGTGTCCGTCTTTTTTGCGTCTACCTGGTCATAGTACACGGTAAGCGTGTGGGTGGCCCCACCCTCGTCATAAACGTCAATGCTGGATTGGGTGGCATAAGACGTGTCTGCCAGAGGAGGCTGGCTGCTGGCGTCCCACAAGTCAAAGAGGGCCGTCATGGGGCTGGTGCTGCTGGTCGTGCGGTCGCCCTTACCGTCATTAGTAAGACCCATAGTAAAGGTGACGTTGGTAGTCTGCTGGGGAACAATGTTCCAACTGTCCAGCACAATGTCGGTGGGCGTGCCGGAACCAACATAGGCAGATTCGCTCAGGTTGGAGTTGCCCAGATTGGTCGCGCCGCTGTTGAAAGTCAGCTTTTTCTCGTTGTTGACCTTCCAGCCCTGCAACAAGTAGCCTTCAGGATTCTGAAGTTCACGATCCTTGTTGAAGTAAAAATCACCTGCGCGGGTGTAGTACATCTGGTTGCTGTTGGTCTTGCGAACCTGAAAGAACCCGTTACCGTCAATGGCAAGGTCCGTCACAGAGTTGGTAGACTCTAGCGAACCCTGTGAAAAGTCGCCAAGGATGGCGTACACGCCAGCGCCAGCACCAATCTGGCTACCGCCACTGGTTGTGCCGATGCCCCTGTACAGATAATCGTTGAAGTCCATGCGCTGGCTCTTGAAACCAAGAGTGCTCACGTTAGCTATATTGTTGCCGACCACATTCATTTTTTGGCCGTGAGTGAGCAGGCCTGAAACGCTTGTCCACATGCTGGCTGAAAGACCCATAATTTCCTCCGCGTCTTGGGATAGGGGGATATGTATTTTCAGAGTGGGCGCGCTGTTGTGCGCTGCCCCGACTCTCTATTGCCGTGTTGCCT
It encodes:
- a CDS encoding flagellar hook-basal body complex protein, coding for MGLSASMWTSVSGLLTHGQKMNVVGNNIANVSTLGFKSQRMDFNDYLYRGIGTTSGGSQIGAGAGVYAILGDFSQGSLESTNSVTDLAIDGNGFFQVRKTNSNQMYYTRAGDFYFNKDRELQNPEGYLLQGWKVNNEKKLTFNSGATNLGNSNLSESAYVGSGTPTDIVLDSWNIVPQQTTNVTFTMGLTNDGKGDRTTSSTSPMTALFDLWDASSQPPLADTSYATQSSIDVYDEGGATHTLTVYYDQVDAKKTDTNGNTIYDIKGLPAGYTMYEYLVTIPPSEDKRSYGGEGYNAATNTWTKEPTQFYDDPTLGTNKQAGVLMSGVMIFDASGRLVNQTAYSYGATETPAANNQVAVDPAEKSSWQPTKTSSNGLPVFSANFSGQPLANSVSETVQTSLGGTPVSQVQNYITELDFGLKNIGNPAWNNPMATAVKTNSLGQPVDASDNALGMDKYGYYYIGAPNPGSYGTTTSVGGSTEQVYADTTGYYYLNGTNKVYGSASVGSPAATVEALSNGSSYYFVDATNANANCFNTTVVGGNTLPAYQDSYGYYYMSGTDQVYGSVPSGEDVLHDSSGYYYMAGGTTKTSVTSGNFTAVTATAFKPDSYTVPTDASRPVAATETANNSLASLTTMSRVSGTSSTGVPIFENVINYGTTVPTMTGVERQEYSSVANTTSYTVQNRSQDGYASGTLSNVNIDSSGVVYGIYSNGKTLPLYQIALYDFQNHQGLYREGGNLFSSTQDSGEPQLGVAGDNGFGTTRAYNIEQSNVDMTTEFVQMISTQRGFQANSKGITTVDTMLETVIGMKR